The segment CTCTGCTACGCGGGCGCCACCCGCGGCCGGCGCGCGGTGACCGTCGCCGGCCTCGCGGTGCTCGCGATGGCGAGCATCGGCGGTGCGCTCGTCGTCAGTCTCGACGGATTCACCGGAGGCACGGTGTGGCCCTTCGCCGGGGTGTGGGCGCTGATCGTCGCGACGGGATTCGCCGTCGCCCGGGCACGCACCATCGGCGACGGCGCGGTGATCGGCAGCGCTGTCGCGTTGGCGTTGCTCTCGGTGATTCCGGCGGCGGTGCAGTCGCCGGGCGTGGCCGGCTACGTGCTGCCGGTCGGCGTGGCGGTGGCGGTGTCGTTGACCGTCGGCGTCCGGAGCAGGGCGGCGGCCGAACGCCTCCGCGCCGTCGCCGAGTCGGTCCGCGTCACGGAGCGGACCGCGATGGCTCACGAACTGCACGACCTGGTGGCGCACGAGGTCGCGGGCATCGCGGTGCTGGCCCAAGCAGGAGTGGCGATCGGGCGGGGCGACACGGAGATCCTGACCCGCATCGGCGACAGCGCCGCCCGCGCCCTCGTCGACATCAGGGCGCTCGTCGACACTCTGCGTGATCCCGACGCATCCGGACCGGCGGTCGCGCCGACCGGCGCCGGGGCCGAGGAGCTGGTGGAGACGGCGACGAGTTTCGCGGACAGTGCGCCAGGCACCGTCGGCGTCGAGATCGACGGCCTGGACGAGACGATCCCCGCGGTCGTCTACCTGGCGGCGCACCGCATCCTGTCGGAATCGCTGACGAACATCCGCCGGCACGCGGCGACGTCGTCGACGGTCGACATCAGCATTCGTCGCGAGTCCGATGATGTGGTGCTCGAGGTGTCCAACTCACTGGACGCCGCTGCGGCGACGGCCCGAGGCGTGACGGTCAGTGCGGGATCCGGGTCGGGATCCGGGGTCGCGGGGATGGTCGAACGGGCGGAGTCCGTCGGTGGAACCGCTTCGGCGGGAGCCGCCGGCGATCGGTGGACGGTGCGCGCGACGCTGCCGGTGCACGGCAGAACGACGACGAGGAGGTCGCGATGACGATCCGGGTGGTGCTGGCCGATGACCAGGAGATGGTCCGGATCGGCTTCGGGATGATCCTCGGCGCCGAGGAGGACATCGAGGTGGTCGGTCAGGCCAAGGACGGCGTGGGCGCGGTCGCGTTGATCGCCGAGGCCCGGCCGGACGTCGCGCTCCTCGACATCCGCATGCCGCGGATGGACGGGCTGGAGGTGTGCCGTCGGGTCAAGGAGTCGGTGCCGTCGACCCGCGTGGTGATCGTGACGACCTTCGGCGATCCCGACTATGTCGACGCGGCGCTGGCGAACGGCGCGTCCGGCTTCCTCCTCAAGGATTCGGGGCCGTCGTTGCTGGTCTCGGCCGTGCGCGCGGCGATGGCCGGCGACTCCCTGATCAGCCCGGAGGTGACCGTCGACCTGTTGGAGCGGTCGCGGTCCGGACGGTCCGCGGATCCGATCGCTGCCGCTGCGGTCGCCGAGCTCACGGCGCGGGAGCGGGAGATCGCGGAGCGGGTGGCGCGAGGGCGGACCAACGCGGAGTTGGC is part of the Gordonia phthalatica genome and harbors:
- a CDS encoding sensor histidine kinase, with amino-acid sequence MTALDGTSRAGTIGWHVATIVPALGLLAAGVESYRGFGPVSVTSAVVVQTIGLLGGLLCYAGATRGRRAVTVAGLAVLAMASIGGALVVSLDGFTGGTVWPFAGVWALIVATGFAVARARTIGDGAVIGSAVALALLSVIPAAVQSPGVAGYVLPVGVAVAVSLTVGVRSRAAAERLRAVAESVRVTERTAMAHELHDLVAHEVAGIAVLAQAGVAIGRGDTEILTRIGDSAARALVDIRALVDTLRDPDASGPAVAPTGAGAEELVETATSFADSAPGTVGVEIDGLDETIPAVVYLAAHRILSESLTNIRRHAATSSTVDISIRRESDDVVLEVSNSLDAAAATARGVTVSAGSGSGSGVAGMVERAESVGGTASAGAAGDRWTVRATLPVHGRTTTRRSR
- a CDS encoding response regulator, translated to MTIRVVLADDQEMVRIGFGMILGAEEDIEVVGQAKDGVGAVALIAEARPDVALLDIRMPRMDGLEVCRRVKESVPSTRVVIVTTFGDPDYVDAALANGASGFLLKDSGPSLLVSAVRAAMAGDSLISPEVTVDLLERSRSGRSADPIAAAAVAELTAREREIAERVARGRTNAELAEELFLSLSTVKTHLASIQRRLDARNRVEIAAALWASGAMDG